A window of the Desulforapulum autotrophicum HRM2 genome harbors these coding sequences:
- a CDS encoding sigma-54-dependent transcriptional regulator, producing the protein MTLDFKIYIVDDEETIREGIRLTLGKRYTLLGFEDAESAIEAMETDPPDLVLLDIGLPGLSGIEALEAIKDQNREIIVIMITAYEDITSVISCMKLGAYDYVVKPIYMEELEVTISNGLETIRLRKEIRAIQESQLKENLPCFISESHAIQEIMTFIERVAKSPDTPVLILGETGTGKELIASTIHYRSPHHKGPFITVNCAAIPGELIESELFGYEKGAFSGASATGKKGLIEAAAGGTLFLDEVGDMSLEVQAKLLRFLEYGEFYRVGSTRVNRVNTRIVSATNKDLETMISKETFRKDLFFRLGVIRINLPSLNDRPEDIELLANYFIGNFSEKFNIPGVTLSRAALELLMQYSWSGNVRELKNMMERGVLTAQGKQITAQDLGLDQVRRGEMMTGPYDNFAPIPAAGIDINEIRAAVDRFYFNQALKMAKGNETKAAKLLNLNHHTFRYQCKKVL; encoded by the coding sequence ATGACCCTTGATTTTAAGATCTACATCGTGGATGACGAAGAGACCATCCGGGAGGGTATCCGACTCACCCTTGGAAAGCGCTACACCCTCCTGGGATTTGAAGATGCAGAGAGCGCAATCGAAGCGATGGAGACCGACCCGCCCGACCTGGTCCTCCTGGACATCGGGCTTCCCGGCCTCAGCGGCATTGAGGCCCTTGAAGCGATCAAGGATCAGAACCGGGAGATCATCGTCATCATGATCACCGCCTACGAGGATATCACCTCGGTGATCTCCTGCATGAAACTCGGGGCCTATGACTATGTGGTCAAGCCCATCTACATGGAGGAACTCGAGGTGACCATTTCAAACGGCCTTGAAACCATCCGCCTTCGAAAGGAGATCCGGGCGATCCAGGAGAGTCAACTCAAGGAGAACCTGCCCTGTTTCATCAGCGAGAGCCATGCCATCCAGGAGATCATGACTTTTATTGAACGGGTGGCTAAGAGCCCTGACACCCCTGTGCTTATTCTTGGTGAGACCGGCACGGGAAAGGAGCTCATCGCAAGCACCATCCATTATCGAAGCCCCCATCATAAAGGCCCTTTTATCACGGTCAACTGCGCGGCCATCCCCGGAGAACTGATCGAAAGCGAACTTTTTGGTTATGAAAAGGGTGCCTTCAGTGGGGCCAGCGCCACCGGGAAAAAGGGATTGATCGAAGCGGCTGCCGGTGGAACCCTGTTTCTGGACGAAGTGGGGGACATGAGCCTGGAGGTCCAGGCAAAGTTGTTGAGATTCCTCGAGTACGGCGAGTTCTATCGGGTGGGCAGCACCCGGGTCAACCGGGTGAATACACGAATCGTATCGGCCACCAACAAGGACCTTGAAACCATGATCAGCAAAGAAACCTTTAGAAAGGACCTCTTCTTCCGGCTGGGGGTGATCAGAATCAATCTTCCCTCCTTGAACGATCGGCCTGAAGACATTGAGCTGCTGGCCAACTACTTTATCGGGAACTTTTCTGAAAAATTCAACATCCCTGGAGTCACCCTGTCCAGGGCGGCCCTGGAACTGTTGATGCAATACTCCTGGAGCGGCAATGTCCGGGAACTCAAAAACATGATGGAGCGGGGGGTGCTGACGGCCCAGGGTAAGCAGATAACGGCGCAGGATCTCGGCCTGGACCAGGTGCGAAGGGGGGAGATGATGACCGGTCCCTATGACAACTTTGCCCCGATCCCGGCCGCAGGCATTGACATCAACGAGATCCGGGCCGCGGTGGATCGATTCTACTTTAACCAGGCCCTTAAGATGGCAAAGGGAAACGAGACCAAGGCCGCAAAGCTTCTCAACCTCAACCACCACACCTTCCGGTACCAGTGCAAGAAGGTTTTATAG
- a CDS encoding GAF domain-containing protein gives MTSPAFSSNNILTSDEQKWLNDHNRTFRLSPAPDWEPLEFFNANGKYSGLVAEYIYLLEKKLDIKFKIIQTDTWGQVLKMAKDREVDVISAAYANKERQRFMNWTDPYINLNTTIIVKKSFKKKLSLGTMTGMRVGAPRDYIVFDYLKNNYPELDVVAVETGALGLKMVSFGEIDAMIMEMPNALYAIEKSQLTNLRLAGTTDYIATYSLGTRKDWPKLHSILTKGLNRITPGERETIYNRWISLTQDPWYKNRTFWYITASLGIAFFLIVGTVLFINRTLKFINRTLKVQVAQRTGELRFNEMRLEALLKLAQMNDASIDAIIDFAFREAIRLTKSQFGYLAFAGKDSLFYTVDSLGRSYQKTVFKNDKSDFSSKTMGLWRDAIIKKKPVISNDYMESNPFRRGVPEQHATIYRYMNIPVVNENQVVVIAGVGNKADRYDESDQRQLSLLLDGMWRMIRRREAEMALKSSEKRFRDLVENSPFGISIIRKGRLVFSNPEQERLKGLMPLFHHGSFSTIHPDDIDKVEDFYRTFTSSSNSAELEFRFYPHEPPSQGQLKWVNCRATPLNVQEGMATLITTMDVTKAKNLERLLIIQDKMASLGHVSAGIAHEIRNPLSGINIYLNALEQHLLGWEEMAETSPLIQQIKSASGKIESVIRRVMNFSKPHEPKFVPANLHKPIDEAIALSAATLRKSKITLVRKFDPDLPLCHAEPLLIEEVVLNLINNASHALEKIETKTLLITTDHDEHFISIRVEDSGHGVPFHIRQRILEPFFTTKKNSTGIGLSICHRIISDHKGEFTVSTSDLGGALMQVNIPIIKRSRP, from the coding sequence GTGACCAGTCCGGCGTTTTCATCGAACAATATCCTCACCTCCGACGAACAGAAATGGCTGAACGACCACAATCGGACATTCCGCCTTTCCCCTGCACCAGACTGGGAGCCCCTGGAATTTTTCAATGCAAACGGAAAATATTCCGGGCTTGTTGCTGAATACATCTATCTTCTCGAGAAAAAGCTGGACATCAAATTTAAGATTATCCAGACCGACACTTGGGGCCAGGTGCTTAAGATGGCCAAGGACAGGGAGGTGGATGTCATATCCGCCGCCTATGCCAACAAAGAACGGCAACGGTTCATGAACTGGACAGATCCTTACATTAACCTTAATACCACCATCATTGTCAAAAAATCCTTTAAGAAAAAACTCTCCCTTGGGACCATGACTGGGATGCGGGTGGGGGCGCCCAGGGACTACATCGTTTTTGACTACCTGAAAAACAATTACCCAGAGCTTGACGTGGTGGCGGTTGAAACCGGTGCCCTGGGTCTTAAAATGGTCTCGTTCGGTGAGATCGACGCCATGATCATGGAGATGCCCAACGCCCTCTATGCCATTGAAAAGAGCCAGCTCACCAACCTTCGCCTGGCCGGAACCACGGATTATATCGCCACCTACAGCCTTGGCACCCGAAAGGACTGGCCAAAGCTCCACTCCATCCTCACCAAGGGGTTGAACCGGATCACGCCAGGGGAACGGGAGACCATCTATAACCGCTGGATAAGCCTTACCCAGGATCCCTGGTACAAAAACCGTACTTTCTGGTACATCACCGCAAGCCTTGGCATTGCCTTTTTTCTGATCGTGGGCACCGTCCTCTTTATTAACCGCACCCTCAAGTTTATTAACCGCACCCTCAAGGTCCAGGTGGCCCAGCGCACTGGGGAACTCCGGTTCAACGAGATGCGCCTGGAAGCCCTGCTTAAGCTTGCCCAAATGAACGATGCATCCATCGACGCCATCATTGACTTTGCCTTTAGGGAGGCCATTCGCCTCACAAAAAGTCAGTTCGGCTACCTTGCCTTTGCCGGCAAGGACAGTCTTTTCTACACCGTGGACAGTTTGGGGCGCTCCTACCAGAAGACCGTCTTCAAAAACGATAAATCCGATTTCTCATCTAAGACCATGGGACTGTGGCGGGACGCCATCATCAAAAAAAAGCCTGTCATCTCCAATGACTACATGGAGTCCAACCCGTTCAGGCGAGGCGTACCAGAGCAGCACGCAACCATATACCGGTACATGAACATTCCGGTTGTGAATGAAAACCAGGTGGTTGTAATCGCCGGTGTGGGAAATAAAGCCGACCGGTACGACGAGAGCGACCAGCGGCAGCTCTCCCTGCTCCTTGACGGAATGTGGCGAATGATTCGGCGAAGGGAGGCTGAAATGGCCCTGAAAAGCAGCGAAAAAAGATTCAGGGACCTGGTGGAAAACTCCCCCTTTGGCATCTCCATCATCAGGAAGGGAAGGTTGGTTTTCAGCAATCCAGAGCAGGAACGGCTGAAAGGCCTCATGCCCCTGTTCCACCACGGCAGTTTCTCCACCATTCACCCGGACGATATAGACAAGGTTGAGGATTTTTACCGCACCTTCACCTCAAGTTCAAATTCCGCCGAGCTTGAATTCAGGTTTTACCCCCATGAGCCCCCTTCCCAGGGGCAGCTCAAATGGGTTAACTGCCGGGCCACCCCCCTTAACGTCCAGGAAGGTATGGCAACCCTTATTACCACCATGGATGTCACAAAGGCCAAGAACCTGGAACGGCTGCTCATCATCCAGGACAAGATGGCCTCCCTGGGCCATGTGTCAGCCGGCATCGCCCATGAGATCAGAAATCCCCTGTCTGGCATCAATATTTACCTCAATGCCCTGGAACAGCATCTCCTGGGCTGGGAGGAGATGGCAGAGACCTCTCCCCTGATCCAGCAGATCAAGTCCGCATCCGGGAAAATCGAATCCGTAATACGCAGGGTGATGAACTTTTCCAAACCCCATGAGCCCAAGTTTGTTCCAGCCAACCTCCACAAGCCCATTGATGAGGCCATCGCCCTTTCTGCCGCCACCCTCAGGAAGAGCAAAATCACGCTGGTCCGCAAATTTGATCCAGATCTCCCCCTCTGCCATGCCGAGCCCCTTCTCATTGAGGAGGTGGTACTGAACCTGATTAATAATGCCTCCCATGCCCTGGAAAAAATAGAAACAAAGACCCTCCTCATAACAACCGACCACGACGAACATTTCATCTCCATAAGGGTGGAGGATTCAGGCCATGGCGTTCCGTTTCACATCCGCCAGCGGATCCTGGAGCCCTTTTTTACCACAAAGAAAAACAGCACCGGCATTGGCTTGAGTATCTGCCACAGGATCATCTCCGATCACAAGGGAGAATTTACTGTCTCCACAAGTGACCTTGGCGGCGCGTTGATGCAGGTAAACATTCCAATAATAAAGAGAAGCAGACCATGA
- a CDS encoding winged helix-turn-helix domain-containing protein, producing MEILQQLFQTAVPILGFAKDDTPVLMLTAREFVILQYLMRNPNAVVTRSMIEAHAWDYDFDSISNLVDVYIRQIRQKN from the coding sequence GTGGAAATCCTCCAGCAGTTGTTTCAGACGGCGGTTCCTATCCTTGGTTTTGCCAAGGATGACACCCCTGTTTTAATGCTGACGGCCAGAGAATTTGTAATTCTTCAATATTTGATGCGCAACCCGAATGCTGTTGTTACACGAAGCATGATAGAAGCCCATGCATGGGACTATGATTTTGACAGTATCTCCAATCTTGTTGATGTTTACATTCGCCAGATCAGGCAAAAAAATTGA
- the rhuM gene encoding RhuM family protein: protein MAELFQTTQQNISQHVLNIYEEEELAPEATHKKFLSVRLEGKREVKRILDYYNLDMIISVGYRVKSHVATRFRFIKITQRLRQGGQADRNHQKEREKRWLAYSCPLVCTRG, encoded by the coding sequence ATGGCAGAGCTTTTCCAGACGACACAGCAGAACATAAGCCAGCATGTGTTAAACATTTACGAGGAAGAAGAACTGGCCCCGGAGGCAACTCACAAGAAATTCTTGTCAGTTCGATTAGAGGGAAAGCGGGAAGTCAAACGCATACTCGATTATTACAATCTGGACATGATTATCTCTGTCGGCTATCGGGTAAAAAGCCATGTGGCGACCCGATTCCGCTTCATCAAAATCACTCAGCGACTTCGACAAGGTGGTCAAGCAGATCGAAACCACCAAAAAGAAAGGGAAAAGAGATGGCTAGCTTATTCGTGTCCATTGGTTTGCACTCGTGGTTAA
- a CDS encoding type I restriction endonuclease encodes MQKLKNVKYDGLLKTNEAIYDLITLGTALEQAIEGDSKSFNMNYIDWRNPSRNRFHVTAEYSVERSRSTETARPDIVLFVNGIPFCVIECKAPQVEVEFGFIVDYANVLGELDKALTMYSAFEGFDESDLVGTLTAINSEIEKLPGRYSDLWDLFKTVKHFYDEEAYELLLADESLREEFYDRLSDFGKTLGIALSCEKFLTEVDGKILSR; translated from the coding sequence ATCCAGAAGCTGAAAAATGTCAAATACGACGGGCTGCTGAAAACAAATGAGGCAATTTATGATCTGATCACTCTCGGAACGGCCTTGGAGCAGGCGATTGAGGGTGATTCGAAAAGCTTCAACATGAACTATATCGATTGGCGCAATCCCAGCCGCAACAGGTTTCACGTCACGGCCGAATACAGTGTTGAACGCTCAAGATCAACGGAAACTGCCCGGCCGGACATTGTTCTTTTCGTCAATGGTATTCCATTTTGCGTGATTGAATGTAAAGCGCCGCAGGTTGAGGTGGAGTTCGGCTTTATTGTCGACTATGCAAACGTCCTTGGTGAACTGGACAAAGCGCTCACAATGTACAGCGCATTTGAAGGGTTTGATGAATCTGACCTTGTCGGCACCCTGACAGCCATTAACAGTGAAATCGAAAAGCTGCCGGGCCGATATTCCGATCTCTGGGATCTATTTAAAACGGTTAAGCATTTCTACGACGAGGAAGCCTATGAATTGCTGCTTGCCGATGAGAGCTTACGTGAAGAGTTTTACGACCGCCTTTCGGACTTTGGAAAAACGCTTGGCATTGCACTTTCTTGTGAAAAATTTCTGACCGAAGTCGATGGGAAAATCTTGTCCAGATAA
- a CDS encoding SDR family oxidoreductase gives MKKEFDENKGGITKRILVTGATGYIAARLIPILLRSGYRVRAMGRSIKKMAERSWGTHSDIELVKGDILDRDSLEKAVHGCGTVYYLVHSMISKQGEYKTADRIGAENMAAAAEAENAEHIIYLGGLGDITDKNASRHLISRNEVGEILKKGSVPVTILRAAMILGSGSASFEILRYLAERLPVMITPKWVSMPTQPIAVSNVLGYLTGCIDHPQIRGMTFDIGGPDVYSYRELFKIFAEEAGLTKPVMIPVPVLTPRLSSLWIHLVTPVPASIAQPLAEGLSIPTICTENRITKMIPQKLVNCREAIRRTLQRTLVEQIDDCRESSRLNVYPEWSVNGDAGYSGGTLFKMGYRTRVKGSRDNLWEIVEKIGGEQGYYGGNTLWKIRGAIDRLSGGVGLLPGRGSNNQLKAGDIVDFWQVFEVVPSNSLILVAKMKSPGEAFFQIRLKPCSNQEIELMILSFFKPKGIAGILYWYLLYPFHQWVFNQMSKGMTEKSGLKQITWPQQFEPVLATSCILDHDKPAAEPS, from the coding sequence TTGAAAAAAGAATTTGACGAAAATAAAGGTGGAATTACCAAACGAATTCTTGTGACTGGTGCCACAGGTTACATTGCGGCCCGTCTTATCCCAATACTTCTTCGTTCTGGCTACAGGGTCAGGGCCATGGGCAGATCAATCAAAAAAATGGCTGAACGTTCCTGGGGAACCCATTCAGATATTGAATTGGTAAAAGGTGACATCCTTGATAGAGATTCCCTGGAAAAAGCTGTCCATGGATGCGGTACTGTTTACTACCTTGTTCACTCAATGATTTCAAAACAGGGTGAATACAAAACTGCGGACAGGATCGGCGCTGAAAATATGGCGGCGGCTGCTGAAGCTGAAAATGCCGAACACATCATTTATCTTGGCGGTTTAGGTGACATTACAGACAAAAATGCCAGCAGGCATTTAATATCAAGAAATGAAGTCGGGGAAATACTGAAAAAAGGCAGTGTGCCGGTTACGATTCTCAGGGCTGCGATGATCCTGGGCTCCGGAAGCGCAAGTTTTGAAATATTAAGATACCTTGCTGAAAGATTGCCGGTGATGATAACCCCCAAATGGGTCAGCATGCCGACCCAGCCTATTGCTGTAAGCAACGTTTTGGGATACCTTACAGGATGTATTGATCATCCTCAAATCCGAGGGATGACCTTTGATATCGGAGGCCCGGATGTGTATTCCTACAGGGAACTCTTCAAAATTTTCGCAGAAGAGGCGGGTCTAACAAAACCTGTTATGATACCTGTTCCAGTGTTAACCCCAAGGTTGTCATCGCTATGGATCCACCTTGTGACACCGGTACCCGCATCTATTGCACAACCCCTTGCAGAAGGCCTCAGTATACCGACCATTTGCACTGAAAACAGAATCACAAAGATGATTCCACAAAAATTGGTCAATTGCCGAGAAGCTATCCGGCGGACTCTTCAAAGAACCCTGGTGGAACAGATTGATGATTGCCGGGAGAGCAGTCGGTTAAACGTCTATCCTGAATGGAGTGTAAATGGTGATGCCGGCTACTCAGGAGGCACATTATTCAAAATGGGATACCGGACCCGGGTAAAAGGCTCCCGTGATAATCTCTGGGAAATCGTTGAAAAAATAGGCGGGGAACAGGGCTATTATGGTGGAAACACACTCTGGAAAATTCGTGGTGCAATTGACAGGCTTTCAGGTGGTGTTGGTTTGCTTCCCGGCAGGGGTTCAAACAACCAACTTAAAGCCGGAGACATCGTTGATTTCTGGCAGGTTTTTGAGGTTGTACCTTCAAACAGCCTCATACTTGTAGCCAAGATGAAATCCCCGGGTGAGGCTTTTTTTCAAATACGGTTAAAGCCCTGTTCAAACCAGGAGATAGAGTTGATGATTCTATCATTTTTTAAGCCAAAAGGTATCGCTGGTATCCTTTACTGGTATCTGCTTTATCCGTTTCATCAATGGGTTTTCAACCAGATGTCAAAAGGCATGACAGAAAAATCCGGCCTGAAGCAAATCACCTGGCCACAACAGTTTGAGCCCGTATTGGCAACATCCTGCATACTGGACCATGACAAGCCTGCGGCAGAGCCGTCATGA
- a CDS encoding Fur family transcriptional regulator — translation MKSQKTRFETIIQKLRDNGHKITPQRIAIVKIIAKSIGHPSVEDIYHQIKIDFPTMSLATVYRNIVLIKSLGEVLELGFPDGSNRYDGNKPYPHPHVICIKCKKIVDPDLDSLDNMTKEVEEETNFKILNHRLDFFGICSNCLAKKV, via the coding sequence GTGAAATCCCAAAAAACAAGATTTGAAACTATCATCCAGAAATTAAGGGATAATGGTCATAAGATAACACCCCAGAGGATTGCTATTGTAAAAATTATTGCTAAAAGTATAGGCCATCCAAGTGTTGAAGATATCTATCATCAAATCAAAATTGATTTCCCCACTATGAGCCTTGCAACAGTATACAGAAATATTGTATTGATTAAGTCTCTTGGTGAAGTTCTTGAACTTGGTTTTCCGGATGGGAGTAACCGATACGATGGGAATAAGCCTTACCCTCATCCCCATGTCATTTGTATCAAATGTAAAAAAATTGTTGATCCTGACCTGGACAGTCTGGATAATATGACAAAAGAAGTAGAGGAAGAAACGAATTTTAAAATTCTAAATCACCGGCTAGACTTTTTTGGTATCTGCAGTAATTGCTTGGCTAAAAAGGTTTAA
- the katG gene encoding catalase/peroxidase HPI: protein MSNEGSKCPVMHGGATSSSISNMEWWPKSLNLDILHQHDCKTDPMGADFNYREELKKLDVAALKKDLHALMTDSQDWWPADWGHYGGLMIRMSWHAAGTYRIADGRGGAGTGNQRFAPLNSWPDNVNLDKARRLLWPIKKKYGNKLSWADLIAYAGTIAYESMGLKTFGFAFGREDIWHPEKDTYWGSEKEWLAPSGAPNSRYSGERDLENPLAAVMMGLIYVNPEGVDGNPDPLKTARDVRITFARMAMNDEETVALAAGGHTVGKCHGNGDAALLGPEPEAADLEDQGMGWINKTKRGIGRDTVSSGIEGAWTTNPTQWDNGYFHLLLNYEWELKKSPAGAWQWEPVNIKEEDKPADVEDSSIRHNPIMTDADMAMKMDPEYRKISERFHKDADYFSKVFARAWFKLTHRDMGPKARYFGPDAPQEDLIWQDPVPAGPTDYDIKVLKGKIAASGLSISEMVCTAWDSARTFRGSDKRGGANGARIRLAPLKDWEGNEPKRLNKVLSVLEKIAADGGASVADVIVLAGNVGVEQAAKAAGFDITVPFSPGRGDATEEMTDVESFEVLEPLHDGYRNWLKRDYVVSAEEMMLDRTQLMRLTAHEMTALVGGMRVIGTNHGGTKHGVFTENEGALTNDFFVNLTDMNYTWNPAGNNLYEIRDRKTDQLKWTATRVDLVFGSNSILRAYAEVYAQDDNKEKFVKDFVASWAKVMNADRFDLA, encoded by the coding sequence ATGTCCAATGAAGGAAGCAAGTGCCCAGTGATGCACGGCGGTGCTACATCGAGCAGCATCTCAAACATGGAATGGTGGCCCAAGTCGCTTAATCTTGACATTCTCCATCAGCACGATTGCAAGACTGATCCCATGGGAGCGGACTTCAACTATCGGGAGGAGCTCAAGAAACTCGACGTGGCCGCACTCAAGAAAGACCTGCATGCCCTGATGACTGACAGCCAAGACTGGTGGCCTGCGGATTGGGGACACTACGGTGGTCTCATGATCCGAATGTCCTGGCATGCCGCCGGCACCTATCGCATCGCTGACGGACGAGGTGGCGCAGGCACCGGCAATCAACGCTTTGCACCGCTCAACTCCTGGCCGGACAACGTGAACCTTGACAAGGCGCGTCGTCTGCTTTGGCCCATAAAGAAAAAATACGGCAACAAACTGAGTTGGGCCGATTTAATTGCCTACGCCGGCACCATCGCCTACGAATCCATGGGATTAAAGACCTTTGGGTTTGCCTTTGGGCGGGAAGATATCTGGCATCCGGAAAAGGACACCTACTGGGGATCGGAAAAGGAATGGCTGGCCCCAAGTGGCGCCCCCAATAGCCGCTATTCCGGCGAACGTGACCTTGAAAATCCGCTGGCCGCAGTGATGATGGGGCTGATCTACGTCAACCCTGAAGGCGTGGACGGTAACCCGGACCCGCTCAAGACCGCCCGCGACGTGCGCATAACCTTTGCCCGTATGGCCATGAATGACGAGGAAACCGTCGCCCTCGCCGCCGGTGGTCACACGGTGGGCAAATGCCACGGCAACGGAGATGCAGCGCTTCTTGGGCCTGAGCCCGAAGCTGCGGATCTTGAAGACCAGGGAATGGGCTGGATAAACAAAACCAAGCGTGGTATTGGCCGCGACACGGTAAGCAGCGGCATTGAAGGCGCATGGACGACAAATCCAACCCAATGGGACAATGGCTATTTCCACCTGCTGCTCAACTATGAGTGGGAATTGAAAAAAAGTCCGGCCGGTGCTTGGCAGTGGGAGCCAGTCAACATCAAGGAAGAAGACAAGCCCGCCGATGTCGAAGATTCTTCGATCCGGCACAATCCGATCATGACCGATGCGGACATGGCCATGAAAATGGACCCTGAGTATCGAAAGATATCTGAACGCTTTCACAAAGACGCTGACTATTTCTCCAAAGTGTTTGCACGGGCATGGTTCAAATTGACGCATCGTGACATGGGACCGAAGGCGCGTTATTTTGGTCCTGATGCACCCCAGGAAGATCTGATCTGGCAAGACCCGGTTCCTGCCGGACCCACGGATTACGATATCAAGGTTCTGAAAGGCAAAATAGCCGCCAGTGGTCTAAGTATCAGTGAAATGGTCTGCACCGCATGGGATAGCGCCCGAACCTTCCGGGGTTCAGATAAACGGGGCGGCGCCAACGGAGCGCGCATCCGCCTTGCTCCGCTAAAAGATTGGGAAGGAAATGAACCGAAGCGTCTGAACAAGGTATTGTCCGTGCTTGAAAAAATCGCAGCCGATGGCGGTGCAAGCGTGGCTGATGTCATTGTCCTGGCCGGTAATGTGGGTGTCGAGCAGGCCGCAAAGGCTGCCGGGTTCGATATTACAGTCCCCTTTTCACCTGGCCGGGGTGATGCAACAGAAGAAATGACCGATGTCGAATCCTTTGAAGTGCTGGAACCCCTCCATGACGGTTACCGCAACTGGCTCAAGAGGGACTATGTCGTTAGTGCGGAAGAGATGATGTTAGACCGCACACAACTTATGCGGTTGACCGCCCATGAGATGACGGCGCTGGTGGGCGGCATGCGCGTTATCGGCACCAACCACGGCGGCACCAAGCACGGTGTATTCACCGAGAATGAAGGCGCGCTGACCAACGACTTTTTCGTCAATTTAACGGACATGAATTATACATGGAATCCGGCCGGCAATAATTTATATGAAATTCGCGACCGGAAAACCGACCAACTCAAGTGGACGGCGACACGAGTTGATCTGGTCTTCGGATCCAACTCAATCCTTCGCGCATACGCCGAGGTTTATGCGCAGGATGACAACAAGGAAAAGTTTGTTAAAGACTTTGTAGCATCCTGGGCAAAGGTTATGAACGCTGATCGTTTTGACCTTGCATGA
- a CDS encoding class I SAM-dependent methyltransferase, translated as MAKLRTGRQKYYNIFAHFYDLFIKMHSHNYGEETRKFLVDSAQLEKKRHPRVLDICSGTGSVVLAFSRSLPDSTAVGYDFALGMLYKAKEKDLAGKTQFINGDAARLPFADDCFDVVCCSHALYELKNQVRTEALLEMRRVVKPDGRVLIMEHEVPKKRLIKMLFYVRMLSMGPADSREFVKQGTAPFEKIFTHVSLSHTPSGKSKLISCRKQ; from the coding sequence ATGGCAAAATTAAGAACAGGCCGACAAAAATATTATAATATCTTCGCCCATTTTTATGATCTGTTCATAAAAATGCATTCCCATAATTACGGAGAAGAGACGCGTAAATTCCTGGTGGATTCAGCGCAATTGGAAAAAAAGAGACACCCCAGAGTCCTGGACATCTGCTCCGGTACAGGATCGGTTGTACTGGCGTTTTCCAGAAGTTTGCCAGACAGCACAGCCGTTGGCTATGATTTTGCCCTGGGCATGCTGTACAAGGCAAAGGAAAAGGATCTGGCAGGAAAAACACAATTTATCAACGGGGACGCCGCAAGGCTGCCCTTTGCGGATGATTGTTTTGATGTTGTGTGCTGCTCCCATGCTTTATATGAATTGAAAAACCAGGTGAGAACTGAGGCGCTTCTGGAAATGAGGCGGGTGGTCAAGCCGGACGGACGGGTATTAATCATGGAGCATGAAGTCCCGAAAAAACGATTGATAAAAATGCTGTTCTACGTTCGCATGCTGTCAATGGGACCCGCGGATTCCCGGGAGTTTGTAAAACAGGGCACCGCGCCATTTGAAAAGATTTTTACCCATGTCTCCCTGTCACACACCCCGTCGGGGAAAAGCAAATTGATCTCCTGCCGCAAACAATAG